A genomic region of Raphanus sativus cultivar WK10039 chromosome 6, ASM80110v3, whole genome shotgun sequence contains the following coding sequences:
- the LOC108836659 gene encoding uncharacterized protein LOC108836659: MKLFVWSIIQKALPLGENLQQRGLLSGARCKRCNEVETAIHTFFRCPFAQEVWKRVPLNCVVHLATLESFTDVVVALKRTFCLPPTGITGTILPWICWVIWIARNQLVFENKPTSPAEAATKGLRLAREWSSAQSSIEVIKTPKPRGTHSRRRMQLTVEDPLLMTCRSDAAWDVRTKRAGLAWILTDSKGSCITQETVTQDKINSPLIAEALALRSALLSAGNLGFPKLRCFSDNETLIRAINGDMHVKEIFGIVMDIKQLSSAFIVISFSHFFRSQNVETDGLAKQSLSSSLYLDPFVG, encoded by the coding sequence ATGAAGCTTTTTGTCTGGTCCATCATACAGAAAGCTCTGCCACTAGGAGAAAACCTACAACAAAGAGGATTACTATCAGGAGCTCGATGTAAGAGATGCAACGAGGTTGAAACCGCTATACATACCTTCTTTAGATGTCCTTTTGCGCAGGAGGTTTGGAAGAGGGTCCCTCTGAACTGTGTAGTTCACCTAGCTACACTTGAGAGTTTCACAGATGTTGTTGTGGCACTGAAGAGAACATTCTGTCTACCGCCAACGGGGATAACAGGAACGATACTCCCATGGATCTGCTGGGTAATCTGGATCGCACGGAACCAACTGGTCTTCGAGAACAAACCTACATCACCAGCAGAAGCCGCAACAAAAGGATTACGCTTGGCAAGGGAATGGTCATCAGCACAGAGCTCGATTGAAGTAATCAAAACGCCAAAGCCAAGAGGAACTCACTCAAGGAGGCGAATGCAACTAACTGTAGAGGACCCCTTACTCATGACTTGTAGATCGGACGCGGCTTGGGATGTAAGAACAAAGAGGGCCGGCTTAGCTTGGATCCTCACCGATTCGAAAGGCTCGTGTATCACCCAAGAAACGGTAACACAAGACAAGATCAACTCTCCACTGATTGCAGAAGCGTTAGCTCTCCGATCGGCTCTCCTCTCCGCAGGGAATCTAGGGTTCCCAAAGCTCCGGTGTTTCTCTGACAATGAAACGCTCATTCGAGCTATCAACGGCGACATGCATGTCAAGGAAATCTTCGGTATCGTCATGGATATCAAGCAACTCTCCTCTGCTTTCATCGTCATCTCTTTCTCTCACTTTTTTCGATCTCAGAATGTTGAGACTGATGGGCTAGCCAAACAGTCACTGTCTTCTTCTTTGTATTTGGACCCTTTTGTGGGCTAA
- the LOC108806429 gene encoding berberine bridge enzyme-like 16: MKILSRPTFISILYVIYLITIPPVSSSSPALTVPQHFLQCLDTQPADHGSPNSATAVIPTNSSFSANLMSAVRNLRFASASNRKPEAIVAAVTETHIRATISCCKLLNLELRVRSGGHDYEGFSYTSPVPFVILDMYNFHKIDINIADETAWVQAGASLGEVYYNIARKSNVHAFPAGVCPKVGAGGHFSGGGFGNLMRKYGLSIDHIIDAQIMDANGKVYRDRRSMGEDVFWAIRGGGGGSYGVILAWKLKLVRVPERVTVFKLERTVREGAVDLVHKWQEVAPVIDRDLFIRLEIKPINQKTSKGKTIKVSFIGMFLGTPERLLNITKKSFPELHLTTSDCMVKKWIDTVVFWANYPEKAPIEILLKRISANEYYWKRTSDFVQTPISKEGLAKIFQTMIDHSPLPRRVWMQWNPWGGRMGEIPSDATAFVHRGGNLFMIEHFMNWYRPGDELEEKFLAIARSFKEAMAPYVSKNPREAFFNYRDVDIGITVPGYNATYEGAKVYGEKYFKGNYLRLVKIKARFDRTNFFRSQQGIPVLA, encoded by the coding sequence atgaagaTCTTGTCACGACCAACGTTCATTTCCATACTCTATGTTATCTATCTTATCACAATCCCACCAGTCTCCTCATCATCACCGGCATTAACCGTGCCACAACATTTCCTCCAATGTCTCGACACTCAGCCGGCCGACCACGGCAGTCCTAACTCCGCAACCGCCGTGATTCCCACAAACTCATCCTTCTCCGCAAACCTAATGAGCGCCGTCAGAAACCTCCGTTTCGCCTCTGCCTCCAACAGAAAACCCGAAGCCATCGTCGCCGCCGTCACCGAGACCCACATCAGAGCCACAATCTCCTGCTGCAAACTCCTCAACCTCGAGCTCAGAGTCCGTAGCGGCGGCCACGACTACGAAGGCTTCTCCTACACCTCTCCCGTCCCGTTCGTGATCCTAGACATGTACAACTTCCACAAGATCGACATCAACATAGCCGACGAGACCGCGTGGGTCCAAGCCGGAGCCTCGCTCGGGGAGGTTTACTACAACATTGCGAGAAAAAGCAACGTCCACGCGTTTCCCGCCGGAGTGTGTCCCAAAGTCGGCGCCGGGGGGCATTTCAGCGGAGGAGGGTTCGGGAACCTCATGAGGAAGTACGGTTTGTCGATAGACCATATCATCGACGCGCAGATAATGGACGCGAACGGGAAAGTCTACCGGGACAGACGTTCGATGGGAGAAGACGTGTTTTGGGCGATACGCGGTGGAGGCGGTGGGAGCTACGGTGTGATTCTTGCGTGGAAGCTTAAGCTCGTTAGGGTTCCGGAGAGAGTCACCGTTTTTAAACTCGAGAGGACGGTGAGAGAAGGAGCCGTTGACTTGGTTCACAAGTGGCAGGAAGTGGCTCCGGTTATCGATAGAGATTTATTTATCCGGTTAGAGATTAAACCGATAAACCAGAAAACGTCTAAAGGGAAGACTATCAAAGTCTCCTTCATAGGGATGTTTCTCGGTACGCCGGAGAGACTCTTAAACATAACGAAAAAGAGCTTTCCGGAGCTACACTTGACGACGTCGGATTGCATGGTGAAGAAGTGGATAGACACGGTGGTCTTCTGGGCGAACTACCCTGAAAAGGCACCGATAGAGATTCTCCTCAAGAGGATCTCAGCGAACGAGTACTACTGGAAACGTACTTCAGACTTTGTTCAAACTCCTATCTCAAAGGAGGGTCTGGCGAAGATCTTCCAGACGATGATCGACCACTCGCCGCTCCCGCGGCGAGTTTGGATGCAGTGGAACCCGTGGGGAGGGAGAATGGGTGAGATTCCCTCTGACGCGACGGCGTTTGTTCACAGAGGAGGTAACTTGTTCATGATAGAGCATTTCATGAACTGGTATAGACCTGGAGATGAGCTTGAGGAGAAGTTCTTGGCGATAGCGAGAAGCTTTAAAGAAGCGATGGCTCCTTATGTTTCAAAGAACCCAAGAGAGGCTTTCTTTAATTACAGAGACGTTGATATTGGTATCACGGTGCCGGGATATAATGCGACGTACGAAGGAGCTAAGGTTTACGGGGAGAAGTATTTCAAAGGGAATTATTTGAGGTTGGTTAAGATTAAAGCCCGGTTCGACCGGACTAACTTTTTCCGGTCTCAGCAAGGGATTCCGGTTCTTGCTTAG
- the LOC108838091 gene encoding transcription factor bHLH53-like encodes MDCLSHFFDWDQPIQLQDCFIPDVDTTNPETDSFFFQSQPQLQYHQPLFQEEAPSQTLLELTDLDYLCDQFLPPQETCLPYPKTEIFNETHDLDSFLPTPKLVNSSYQCHTRNHFSSPSPNFFNYYDQLDLAPEASIFPNFQVPDFPLEFKVGRGDEDRSSHGTKKPSLSSQSIAARERRRRITDKTHELTKLIPGGQKLNTAEMFEAAAKYVKFLQSQVGILQMMQNTTKTHISDAEIETRVLLGSQAIQEKLSTDEVCLVPCGMVRDLASEESIWRNPMISGKINKFLSADMSNNF; translated from the exons ATGGATTGTTTAAGCCACTTCTTTGATTGGGATCAACCTATCCAGCTCCAGGATTGCTTTATTCCCGACGTGGATACAACTAACCCCGAAACCGACAGTTTCTTCTTCCAATCTCAACCTCAACTGCAATACCATCAGCCATTGTTTCAAGAAGAAGCTCCTTCGCAGACTCTATTAGAGCTCACTGACTTGGACTATCTCTGCGACCAGTTTCTTCCTCCCCAAGAAACCTGTCTTCCTTACCCTAAAACTGAAATCTTCAACGAAACACACGACCTAGATTCATTCCTCCCCACGCCAAAACTGGTTAACTCAAGCTACCAGTGCCACACTCGCAACCATTTCTCAAGCCCTAGCCCTAATTTCTTTAACTATTACGACCAACTTGATTTAGCTCCAGAAGCTTCCATCTTCCCGAATTTTCAAGTTCCGGATTTCCCCTTGGAGTTCAAGGTAGGCCGAGGAGATGAAGACCGCAGCAGTCACGGCACCAAGAAACCATCGCTTTCATCTCAGAGCATAGCGGCtcgagagagaagaagaagaattacGGACAAGACTCACGAGCTCACGAAACTCATCCCAGGTGGTCAGAAACTTAACACTGCCGAGATGTTCGAAGCTGCAGCTAAGTATGTCAAGTTCTTACAAAGCCAAGTTGGGATTCTCCAAATGATGCAGAACACAACGAAG aCGCATATCTCTGATGCTGAAATAGAAACTCGAGTTTTACTTGGATCACAAGCAATCCAGGAGAAACTATCAACGGATGAAGTATGTCTGGTTCCGTGTGGAATGGTTCGAGATCTAGCAAGTGAAGAATCCATTTGGAGAAATCCAATGATTTCTGGAAAGATCAACAAGTTCCTATCTGCTGATATGTCTAACAACTTCTAA